A window of the Methyloprofundus sp. genome harbors these coding sequences:
- a CDS encoding tRNA (mo5U34)-methyltransferase, translating into MINYQPLYQELIERNAEHWAALLPNHIYQKLNPAAHGNYTLWNDAVNTLPTPENHSKQLDDSTFSIGQANQLSAADQQQLEIGLKGLFPWRKGPYDLFGIHLDTEWRSDWKWERIKEHISPLANRVVLDVGCGNGYHCWRMYGAGARMVVGVDPVQLHVLQFQAIRRLYGEAPVYVLPLTLEEIPEKTNVFDTVFSMGVLYHRRSPIDHLMDLRNRLRSGGELVIETLVIDGELGEVLVPEGRYARMRNVWFLPTCATLMSWMQRCGFKDMRVIDINQTSMQEQRATPWMTFNSLQDFLDPNNPDLTIEGHPAPKRATIVATID; encoded by the coding sequence ATGATTAATTATCAACCATTATACCAAGAACTTATTGAGCGTAATGCGGAGCATTGGGCTGCCTTATTACCCAACCATATTTATCAAAAGCTTAATCCTGCAGCACATGGCAACTACACGCTATGGAATGATGCAGTCAATACATTACCCACACCTGAAAATCATAGTAAGCAACTTGATGACAGTACTTTTAGTATTGGTCAAGCAAACCAACTATCTGCCGCCGACCAACAACAACTTGAAATAGGACTAAAGGGACTATTCCCTTGGCGCAAAGGCCCATATGACTTATTTGGCATCCACTTAGATACCGAATGGCGCTCTGACTGGAAATGGGAGCGTATTAAAGAGCATATTAGCCCACTCGCTAATCGTGTCGTATTAGATGTAGGCTGTGGCAATGGCTATCATTGTTGGCGCATGTATGGCGCAGGGGCAAGAATGGTTGTGGGCGTAGATCCTGTGCAATTGCATGTTTTACAATTCCAAGCAATACGGCGCTTATACGGCGAAGCCCCCGTTTATGTATTACCGCTTACCTTAGAAGAAATACCTGAAAAAACCAATGTGTTTGATACGGTTTTCTCTATGGGAGTACTGTACCATCGGCGTTCACCGATAGATCACCTAATGGATTTGCGCAATCGTTTACGCAGTGGCGGTGAATTAGTCATTGAAACCTTAGTCATTGATGGTGAACTAGGCGAAGTTTTAGTACCTGAAGGTCGTTATGCACGTATGCGCAATGTTTGGTTCTTACCCACTTGTGCCACGCTTATGAGCTGGATGCAACGTTGTGGCTTTAAAGACATGCGCGTAATTGATATCAACCAGACTAGCATGCAAGAACAGCGCGCAACGCCATGGATGACTTTTAATTCATTGCAAGATTTTTTAGACCCGAACAATCCGGATTTAACAATTGAAGGTCACCCGGCACCTAAGCGAGCAACCATTGTTGCTACGATTGATTAA
- a CDS encoding HemY protein has translation MKNILFFLVALVSALFFAFIVHEWLLQYDDPGYVLIGIGHWALETSLIIFVVALIIGFFVFYVLFRWLGWLLRLPGKIRMRGKSVKFNRSQDALIAGLVDSAEGNWERAEKTLIKHASNSGAPLIHYLTAARAAHSRGAMDKRDEYLRRATQDAPGSEVAVGLTQAELHLSQKQFDQALETLTKLHSLDSSHASVLKMLHQTYQQLGDWKAIKTLLPSFYENKVFMEAEVKLLEVETYSVLLKEAAEHENAGEIEELWQSVPDHVKTMPGIPAIYFAAMIEAGAGAKIEKDLVKALNGKWDMTLLFLFGSVQSIDFRGQLEMAEKWLIEHGTDPILLRVLGKISIKCEFAEKAKKYLAQSIGIEPTVEAYRILGNFLAEEGDQERASECYKLGLELASSEVVSNVSAM, from the coding sequence GTGAAGAATATTTTATTTTTTCTAGTAGCACTTGTATCAGCACTGTTTTTTGCCTTTATTGTTCATGAATGGCTACTACAGTATGATGACCCAGGCTATGTTTTAATAGGTATTGGGCATTGGGCTTTAGAAACCTCGCTAATTATTTTTGTGGTTGCTTTAATTATCGGTTTTTTTGTTTTTTATGTTTTATTTAGATGGTTGGGGTGGTTATTACGATTGCCGGGTAAAATTAGAATGCGTGGTAAGTCGGTTAAGTTCAACCGTTCACAAGATGCTTTAATTGCTGGGTTAGTTGACTCAGCTGAAGGGAATTGGGAACGAGCTGAAAAAACCTTAATCAAGCATGCCTCTAACAGTGGTGCGCCATTAATTCATTATTTAACTGCTGCACGAGCTGCACACTCACGTGGTGCAATGGATAAGCGTGATGAATATTTAAGGCGTGCGACGCAAGATGCACCAGGTTCTGAAGTAGCCGTTGGTTTGACTCAAGCTGAGCTGCATTTATCGCAGAAACAATTTGACCAAGCCTTAGAGACTTTGACTAAGTTACATTCACTGGATTCTTCACATGCTAGTGTGTTGAAAATGCTGCATCAAACTTATCAGCAATTAGGTGATTGGAAAGCGATTAAAACACTACTACCTTCCTTTTATGAAAATAAAGTGTTTATGGAAGCCGAGGTAAAACTACTAGAAGTTGAAACTTATAGTGTTTTATTGAAAGAAGCTGCTGAACATGAAAATGCGGGTGAGATTGAGGAGCTTTGGCAGTCAGTACCTGATCATGTCAAAACCATGCCAGGTATACCTGCGATTTACTTTGCTGCCATGATTGAAGCGGGTGCTGGTGCTAAAATTGAAAAGGATTTAGTAAAAGCATTAAATGGTAAATGGGATATGACCTTATTATTTTTATTTGGTAGTGTGCAGTCAATTGATTTTCGTGGCCAGTTAGAAATGGCTGAAAAATGGCTGATTGAGCATGGTACAGATCCTATTTTATTACGTGTTCTCGGCAAGATTTCTATCAAGTGTGAGTTTGCTGAAAAAGCAAAAAAATACTTGGCACAAAGTATAGGCATCGAGCCAACAGTTGAGGCTTATCGTATACTTGGTAACTTCTTAGCCGAAGAGGGCGATCAAGAGCGGGCTAGTGAATGTTATAAGCTAGGGCTTGAGTTAGCATCAAGCGAAGTGGTTAGTAATGTAAGTGCCATGTGA
- a CDS encoding uroporphyrin-III C-methyltransferase, whose amino-acid sequence MGKNVAEVTENQKQQEAVPTTKKSGNGIWFGLIIILIILSLAGAGFLLYQQLRDKQQDLGGELSKDTQHVIELTKQISGYQEQLAAIQSQLANLNSQVSNRDIQHERRLNEVSNLHSERLDTTSDHLKNSIQRLQRQLGKTRGDWLVADAEYLLSVANRRLHLMGDISTTIEALKAADHRLRESGDTAGFKIRGQIAKEIAAVKKVKTADVVGMYSTLEMLEEDVDKLKLFLPYSGKGQTQTSSSTVDGTDKDINDSLDDALVEIEGIVTIRRLDKPVNSIITPEQKIFIKEQLSTKLAIVKLALVQHDDALYQAAIKDVLQWLSNNFTKDATYKSFILELDMLKAVQIRSNFPDISQSLKMLRDIAKLRLETDKAMQPTVPAEQK is encoded by the coding sequence ATGGGGAAGAATGTGGCAGAAGTAACTGAAAATCAAAAGCAACAAGAGGCTGTGCCTACTACCAAGAAATCGGGAAATGGTATCTGGTTTGGGCTTATTATTATATTGATAATATTAAGCTTGGCTGGTGCTGGTTTCCTGCTATATCAACAGTTGCGCGACAAACAGCAAGACTTGGGTGGTGAACTTAGTAAAGATACTCAGCATGTAATTGAGTTGACCAAGCAGATTTCAGGGTATCAAGAGCAGTTGGCTGCCATTCAAAGTCAGTTGGCAAATTTGAATTCTCAAGTTAGTAATAGGGATATACAGCATGAACGTCGTTTAAATGAGGTTAGTAACCTGCATAGTGAGCGTTTAGATACCACTTCTGATCATTTGAAAAATTCTATTCAGCGTTTACAAAGGCAGTTAGGTAAAACACGTGGTGATTGGTTGGTAGCTGATGCTGAATATTTATTGAGCGTTGCTAATCGTCGCCTGCATTTGATGGGAGACATCAGCACTACCATTGAGGCATTAAAAGCAGCTGATCATCGGTTGCGTGAAAGTGGTGATACTGCGGGCTTTAAAATAAGGGGTCAAATAGCAAAAGAAATTGCCGCAGTAAAAAAAGTGAAGACTGCTGATGTAGTCGGTATGTATTCTACTTTAGAAATGCTGGAAGAGGATGTTGATAAATTAAAATTATTTTTACCTTATTCAGGGAAAGGGCAAACCCAAACAAGCTCTTCTACTGTTGATGGGACAGATAAGGATATCAATGATTCTTTAGATGATGCCTTAGTTGAAATTGAAGGAATTGTTACTATTAGGCGTTTAGATAAGCCAGTTAATTCAATTATTACACCTGAACAGAAGATATTTATTAAAGAACAGCTAAGTACTAAATTGGCAATTGTTAAGCTTGCGTTAGTTCAACATGATGATGCACTTTATCAAGCTGCAATTAAAGATGTATTGCAGTGGTTATCTAATAATTTTACTAAAGATGCAACATACAAGAGTTTCATTCTCGAATTAGATATGTTAAAAGCCGTGCAGATTCGGAGTAACTTTCCTGATATCAGTCAGTCTCTTAAAATGCTTAGAGATATTGCAAAGTTAAGGTTGGAAACTGATAAGGCAATGCAGCCTACTGTACCAGCTGAACAAAAATAA
- a CDS encoding uroporphyrinogen-III synthase — protein sequence MSKFSAKKILVTRAEHQSENVCCLLERYGLHPVRFPVIEIKARALSALEKQYVANIEQYQYIFFVSTNAVNFALQVFNGKIVTLQQATCIAVGAATLKTLSDCGIGSAIVPTVGSNTEALLAMPELQILNNKNCLIVRGIGGRELLANTLRKRGATVDYLELYQRGVPVNNDCSSVKTFVLNHALAAIFIYSADALRHLIQILAKDNINKLLLAIPLVVISHRVFVVAEQIGFKKIIIADEASDQAMINALLNGEECGRSN from the coding sequence ATGTCAAAATTTAGTGCAAAAAAAATCTTAGTAACGCGAGCCGAGCATCAGTCTGAAAATGTGTGTTGTTTGTTAGAGCGGTATGGTTTACACCCAGTGCGTTTTCCCGTTATTGAAATTAAAGCAAGGGCCTTATCTGCATTAGAAAAGCAATATGTAGCGAATATAGAGCAATACCAGTATATATTTTTTGTTAGTACCAACGCTGTAAATTTTGCTCTACAGGTATTTAATGGCAAAATAGTTACTTTACAACAAGCAACTTGCATTGCTGTGGGGGCTGCAACGTTAAAGACCTTGTCTGATTGTGGTATTGGTAGTGCTATTGTGCCGACTGTTGGGTCAAATACTGAAGCCTTATTGGCAATGCCAGAACTGCAAATACTAAATAATAAGAATTGTTTAATCGTCCGAGGTATTGGTGGACGAGAGTTACTTGCTAATACTTTGCGTAAGCGTGGAGCAACTGTTGATTATTTGGAACTTTATCAACGGGGGGTACCTGTTAATAATGATTGTAGTTCGGTGAAAACATTTGTGCTTAATCATGCGCTAGCAGCAATATTTATTTATAGTGCTGATGCATTGCGCCACTTAATACAAATATTGGCTAAAGATAATATTAATAAACTTTTACTGGCAATACCTTTGGTTGTTATTAGTCATCGGGTATTTGTTGTAGCTGAACAAATTGGATTTAAGAAGATTATTATTGCTGATGAAGCATCTGATCAAGCAATGATAAATGCATTACTGAATGGGGAAGAATGTGGCAGAAGTAACTGA
- a CDS encoding hydroxymethylbilane synthase, whose protein sequence is MKQRIIRIATRQSPLALWQAEYVAERLEKTHPHITTELVKMVTKGDKILDAPLAKIGGKGLFVKELEQGMLDGIADIAVHSMKDVPVEFPEGLHLAVVLPREDPCDAFVSNKYQNIADLPTNARVGTSSLRRQCQIAERFPTLQILSLRGNVNTRLAKLDAGEYDAIILAAAGLKRLGFTNRITQLLDSYVSLPAIGQGAVGIECRIDDAEMNALLAPLRDEDSTIRVRAERAMNARLNGGCQVPIAGFAELQNGKLFMRGLVGKPDGTVMYRAEMIGSLDQAEEIGRAVADELLASGAGDVLKALYS, encoded by the coding sequence GTGAAACAGCGAATAATAAGAATTGCAACACGTCAAAGCCCCTTGGCACTTTGGCAAGCGGAGTATGTTGCAGAGAGATTAGAGAAAACTCATCCACATATTACTACTGAATTAGTTAAAATGGTTACTAAAGGAGATAAGATTCTAGATGCTCCATTGGCCAAAATTGGTGGGAAAGGGTTATTTGTTAAGGAGTTAGAGCAAGGCATGTTAGATGGGATTGCAGATATTGCCGTGCACTCTATGAAAGATGTTCCTGTTGAGTTCCCCGAGGGCTTGCATTTGGCTGTAGTTTTGCCTAGAGAAGATCCTTGCGATGCTTTTGTGTCTAATAAATATCAAAATATTGCTGACTTGCCTACTAATGCACGTGTAGGGACTTCTAGTTTACGTAGGCAGTGCCAAATAGCGGAACGCTTTCCAACATTACAAATTCTTTCATTAAGAGGCAATGTTAACACTCGGTTAGCAAAACTTGATGCGGGTGAATATGATGCTATTATTTTGGCAGCAGCTGGCCTTAAACGACTGGGATTTACGAATAGAATTACGCAGCTTTTAGATAGCTATGTTAGCTTGCCAGCGATAGGGCAAGGTGCAGTAGGTATTGAGTGCCGTATTGATGATGCGGAAATGAATGCTTTACTTGCTCCTTTACGAGACGAAGATAGTACGATTAGGGTTAGAGCTGAACGTGCCATGAATGCAAGGTTAAATGGAGGCTGTCAGGTTCCGATTGCCGGATTCGCTGAATTACAAAATGGTAAGTTATTTATGCGGGGGCTTGTAGGTAAGCCTGATGGGACTGTGATGTATCGTGCTGAAATGATTGGCTCTCTTGATCAAGCAGAGGAGATTGGAAGGGCTGTTGCGGATGAGTTATTGGCAAGTGGTGCTGGTGATGTCTTAAAGGCTTTGTATTCTTAG
- a CDS encoding large subunit ribosomal protein L17, which yields MRHRKSGRQLNRNSSHRKAMFSNMATSLFKEELIRTTLPKAKELRAIAEPLITLSKDDTVAKRRLAFAKLRDRDVVTKLFNELGPRYANRPGGYLRIMKCGFRTGDKAPMAYVELVDRPELEVVED from the coding sequence ATGAGACACCGTAAGTCTGGAAGACAATTAAATAGAAATTCTAGTCATAGAAAAGCTATGTTTAGCAATATGGCTACTTCTTTATTTAAAGAAGAGTTAATTAGAACAACTTTACCTAAAGCTAAAGAACTGCGCGCTATTGCTGAGCCACTTATTACTTTATCAAAAGATGATACAGTTGCAAAACGTCGTTTAGCATTTGCTAAGCTTCGTGATCGTGATGTGGTTACAAAGTTATTCAATGAGTTAGGTCCACGTTATGCTAATCGCCCAGGCGGTTACCTACGTATTATGAAATGCGGCTTTCGCACAGGTGATAAAGCACCTATGGCTTACGTCGAATTAGTAGATAGACCTGAATTGGAAGTAGTTGAGGATTAA
- a CDS encoding DNA-directed RNA polymerase subunit alpha, whose protein sequence is MHSAVTGLLKPQLVEVVNKSAYHSRIVIEPLERGFGHSLGNALRRVLLSSIPGCAVVSAEIEKAEHEYSVIEGVHEDVIDILLNIKQLAVVLHSGNEITLSLNKSGAGTVTAADIDLPHDVEIINPELVIANLTDEGVLSMKINIQRGRGYEPSTVRTEGFGVGVMGALQVDASYTPVLKVAYSVETTRVDQRTNLDRLIIELETNGTVDPEATIKLAATILHDQLSVFVDFEKVNEQVAEEVIEPVEQIDPTLLRPVDDLELTVRSANCLKAENIYYIGDLIQRTEFELLKTPNLGRKSLTEIKDVLALKGLSLGMRLENWPPENLVEQSQAIL, encoded by the coding sequence ATGCATAGTGCTGTTACTGGTTTATTAAAGCCTCAGCTCGTAGAAGTTGTAAACAAATCAGCTTACCATTCAAGAATTGTTATTGAGCCTCTTGAAAGAGGTTTCGGTCATTCGCTTGGAAATGCTTTAAGAAGAGTTCTTCTTTCTTCCATACCTGGTTGTGCAGTGGTAAGTGCTGAAATTGAAAAAGCAGAGCATGAGTACTCGGTAATTGAAGGTGTTCATGAGGATGTCATTGATATCTTATTGAATATTAAGCAATTGGCTGTAGTGTTACATTCTGGAAATGAAATTACACTTTCGCTGAATAAGTCTGGCGCTGGTACTGTTACAGCTGCTGATATTGATTTGCCACATGATGTTGAGATTATCAATCCTGAATTGGTCATAGCTAATTTGACTGATGAGGGTGTGCTCTCCATGAAAATTAACATTCAGCGTGGTCGTGGTTATGAACCTTCAACTGTACGCACTGAAGGTTTTGGGGTTGGTGTTATGGGGGCTTTGCAGGTTGATGCGTCATACACTCCTGTACTTAAGGTTGCTTATAGCGTTGAAACTACGCGTGTAGACCAGCGTACTAATCTTGATAGATTGATTATTGAGTTGGAGACGAATGGTACTGTGGATCCTGAAGCTACAATTAAGCTTGCTGCTACGATTCTTCATGACCAACTATCTGTATTTGTTGATTTTGAGAAGGTTAACGAGCAAGTGGCTGAAGAGGTTATTGAACCTGTAGAGCAGATAGATCCAACGCTGCTTCGTCCTGTAGACGATTTAGAACTTACTGTTAGATCAGCTAATTGCCTTAAAGCTGAGAATATATATTACATCGGTGACCTTATACAGCGTACCGAGTTTGAATTATTAAAAACACCTAACTTAGGCAGAAAATCGCTTACTGAGATTAAAGATGTATTGGCTTTGAAAGGCTTGTCTTTAGGCATGCGCCTTGAAAATTGGCCTCCTGAAAATCTCGTAGAGCAATCTCAAGCGATTCTATAA
- a CDS encoding small subunit ribosomal protein S4, whose translation MARYLGPTCKLSRREGTDLFLKSRGKSLEGKCKLDQRPGQHGTKRARDSNYATQLRAKQRIRRIYGVLEKQFRNYYKVADLQKGATGLNLLNLLETRLDNVVYRMGFASTRAEARQLVTHKAILVNDSILNVPSAKIAVGDTVSIREKAKKQVRIADSLTVTEQYGFPTWVEVNPKDFSGSFNSLPDRADLGSDMNEQLVVELYSK comes from the coding sequence ATGGCTAGATATTTAGGACCAACTTGTAAATTAAGTCGTCGTGAAGGAACCGATCTGTTTTTAAAAAGCAGAGGTAAATCTTTAGAAGGGAAATGTAAGCTTGATCAACGCCCTGGGCAGCACGGTACAAAGCGTGCAAGAGATTCAAACTATGCGACACAGTTAAGAGCTAAGCAGCGTATTAGACGTATATATGGTGTTTTAGAAAAACAATTTAGAAATTATTATAAAGTTGCTGATCTACAAAAAGGTGCAACGGGTTTAAATCTACTTAACCTTTTAGAAACTAGACTTGACAACGTTGTTTATAGAATGGGATTTGCTTCTACAAGGGCTGAAGCGCGTCAGTTAGTGACTCATAAGGCTATTCTTGTAAATGATTCTATTTTAAATGTACCTTCAGCAAAGATTGCTGTTGGAGATACAGTTTCTATTAGAGAAAAAGCAAAGAAGCAAGTTAGAATCGCTGATTCTTTAACTGTTACTGAGCAATATGGATTCCCTACGTGGGTTGAGGTTAATCCAAAGGACTTTTCTGGTTCATTTAATTCTTTGCCAGATCGTGCAGATCTAGGTTCTGATATGAATGAGCAGTTAGTCGTAGAATTATATTCTAAATAA
- a CDS encoding small subunit ribosomal protein S11 has translation MASSNRTKKKIKKEVADGIAHIHATFNNTIVTITDRKGNALSWATSGGSGFRGSRKSTPFAAQVAAERAGKVAQEFGMKNLDVMIKGPGPGRESAVRSFNNLGFKIGNIVDVTPIPHNGCRPPKKRRV, from the coding sequence ATGGCTAGTTCAAATCGCACAAAGAAAAAAATTAAAAAAGAAGTTGCTGATGGTATTGCACATATTCATGCAACTTTTAATAATACCATAGTTACAATCACTGACCGTAAAGGAAATGCCTTGTCTTGGGCTACTTCTGGGGGCTCTGGTTTTAGAGGCTCTAGAAAAAGTACACCTTTCGCTGCACAGGTTGCTGCTGAAAGAGCGGGAAAAGTTGCTCAAGAATTCGGTATGAAAAATCTTGATGTTATGATCAAAGGTCCTGGCCCTGGTCGTGAATCTGCAGTTAGATCTTTTAACAACCTTGGTTTTAAAATAGGTAATATAGTTGATGTTACGCCTATACCACATAATGGTTGTCGTCCACCGAAAAAGCGTAGGGTATAG
- a CDS encoding small subunit ribosomal protein S13 gives MARIAGINVPDHKHAEIALTAIYGIGKPTAINICKEVGIERTIKIKELTEEQLESIRVTIAKIVVEGDLRREVSMNIKRLMDLGCYRGIRHRRGLPLRGQRTRTNARTRKGPRKPIRK, from the coding sequence ATGGCACGAATTGCCGGAATTAATGTACCAGATCATAAACATGCAGAGATAGCATTGACTGCAATTTATGGCATTGGTAAACCAACTGCAATTAATATCTGTAAAGAAGTTGGTATCGAACGGACAATTAAGATTAAAGAGTTAACCGAAGAGCAGTTAGAATCTATTCGTGTAACTATTGCTAAGATTGTTGTAGAAGGTGATCTTCGACGTGAAGTGTCTATGAACATTAAACGTTTAATGGATCTTGGTTGTTATCGTGGTATTCGCCATAGACGTGGACTACCATTACGCGGTCAAAGAACGAGAACGAATGCTCGTACTCGTAAAGGACCTCGTAAACCTATTAGAAAATAA
- a CDS encoding large subunit ribosomal protein L36 gives MKVRASVKKICRNCKVVKRAGVVRVICKDGRHKQRQG, from the coding sequence GTGAAAGTACGAGCTTCTGTTAAAAAAATATGCCGTAACTGTAAAGTTGTAAAAAGAGCTGGTGTTGTTAGGGTGATTTGCAAAGATGGACGTCATAAACAGCGTCAGGGATAA
- a CDS encoding preprotein translocase subunit SecY: MREQAGNFSELRSRLLFVLGAFFVYRVGAHIPVPGIDPQALALMFKQQEGSIFDMFNMFSGGALKRLSLFALGIMPYISASIIMQLMTIVIPALEQIKKEGESGRRKISQYTRYGTVVLATFQAVGVSVALQNQTAGGLSVVINPGIQFVIITAITLVTGTIFLMWLGEQITERGLGNGISLIIFAGIVSGLPSAIGGTLELARTGELNGAFIVILFLLSVAVTALVVFVERGQRRIVINYPKRQQGKRMYAGQSSFLPLKLNMAGVIPPIFASSIILFPATIAGWFSSSEGFSWLQEIATSISPGQPLYVMLYTVAIVFFCFFYTALVFNSKETAENLKKSGAFLPGIRPGEQTAAYIDKVMTRLTLIGAFYITAVCLLPEFLIVYWNVPFYFGGTSLLIIVVVVMDFVSQMQTHLMSQKYDGLMNKANLKK; the protein is encoded by the coding sequence ATGAGAGAGCAAGCAGGTAATTTTTCAGAGCTGCGCTCCAGATTATTATTCGTATTAGGTGCTTTTTTTGTTTATAGGGTTGGAGCCCATATTCCAGTTCCCGGGATTGATCCTCAAGCCTTGGCGCTTATGTTTAAGCAACAAGAAGGTTCCATTTTTGATATGTTCAACATGTTTTCGGGTGGTGCTTTAAAAAGGTTAAGTTTATTTGCCTTAGGTATTATGCCTTACATATCTGCTTCTATTATTATGCAGTTAATGACTATTGTCATTCCCGCTTTAGAGCAGATCAAGAAAGAAGGCGAATCTGGTAGAAGAAAGATCTCACAATATACTCGCTATGGAACAGTTGTTTTGGCTACATTCCAAGCGGTAGGTGTGTCTGTTGCCTTGCAGAATCAAACGGCTGGTGGTTTATCTGTTGTGATTAATCCTGGGATTCAGTTTGTAATAATAACTGCAATTACCTTGGTTACTGGAACTATATTTCTAATGTGGCTAGGAGAGCAGATTACCGAAAGAGGTCTGGGTAATGGTATATCGCTAATTATTTTTGCTGGTATTGTTTCGGGGCTGCCTTCTGCTATTGGTGGTACGCTTGAACTGGCAAGAACGGGTGAGTTAAATGGCGCTTTTATCGTTATTTTATTTTTACTGAGTGTTGCAGTAACTGCTTTAGTTGTTTTTGTTGAGCGTGGCCAAAGAAGAATAGTTATAAATTATCCTAAGAGACAGCAGGGTAAAAGAATGTATGCTGGCCAGAGTAGCTTTTTGCCACTTAAACTAAATATGGCGGGTGTTATACCTCCTATTTTTGCCTCAAGTATTATTCTATTTCCTGCCACAATAGCTGGATGGTTTAGTAGTAGTGAAGGGTTTTCTTGGTTGCAAGAGATTGCTACCTCGATCTCGCCAGGGCAGCCACTTTATGTGATGCTGTACACTGTTGCGATTGTATTCTTCTGTTTCTTTTATACTGCACTGGTATTTAACTCAAAAGAAACTGCCGAAAATTTAAAAAAATCTGGTGCTTTTTTGCCAGGAATCAGACCAGGTGAGCAGACGGCTGCTTATATAGATAAAGTAATGACGCGACTAACGCTGATCGGTGCTTTTTATATTACTGCTGTATGTTTATTACCTGAGTTTTTGATTGTTTATTGGAATGTACCGTTTTATTTTGGTGGAACATCATTATTGATTATCGTAGTGGTTGTCATGGATTTTGTTTCACAAATGCAAACCCATCTTATGTCACAAAAATATGATGGATTGATGAATAAAGCAAATTTAAAAAAATAA
- a CDS encoding large subunit ribosomal protein L15 encodes MYLNTLKPAAGSRKNSKRVGRGIGSTLGKTCGRGHKGQKSRSGGFHKVGFEGGQMPLQRRLPKVGFTSRKSKYTSEVRLNEVASLKLDVVTLEDLIKANIVPAFTKVAKVIKSGDISVAVTLKGLKATVGAKASVEAAGGKIED; translated from the coding sequence ATGTATTTAAATACTCTTAAGCCTGCTGCTGGATCAAGAAAAAACTCTAAAAGAGTTGGAAGAGGTATTGGTTCAACGCTCGGTAAAACATGTGGTCGTGGTCATAAAGGTCAAAAATCACGTAGCGGTGGATTTCATAAAGTAGGTTTTGAAGGTGGTCAAATGCCTTTGCAGCGACGCTTACCAAAAGTAGGTTTTACTTCAAGAAAATCAAAATACACTTCTGAAGTAAGATTAAATGAAGTTGCTAGTTTAAAGCTTGATGTTGTAACGCTTGAAGATTTAATTAAGGCTAATATAGTTCCTGCTTTTACTAAGGTTGCTAAGGTTATTAAGTCTGGTGATATTAGTGTAGCAGTTACTTTGAAAGGCTTGAAAGCGACAGTTGGAGCTAAAGCTAGTGTAGAAGCCGCTGGTGGCAAAATAGAGGATTAA
- a CDS encoding large subunit ribosomal protein L30, giving the protein MADKKLRVTMTKSSIGRLQKHKACLQGLGLRRINHTVEVIDTAENRGMINKVSYMVKVEEI; this is encoded by the coding sequence ATGGCAGATAAAAAATTACGCGTCACAATGACTAAAAGTAGTATTGGGCGTTTACAGAAGCATAAAGCTTGTTTACAAGGCTTGGGTCTGAGACGTATTAACCATACTGTAGAAGTTATTGATACTGCTGAGAATAGAGGGATGATTAATAAAGTCTCTTATATGGTTAAAGTAGAGGAAATATAA
- a CDS encoding small subunit ribosomal protein S5 encodes MANAPQQANSDGLQEKLVSVRRVAKVVKGGRVFGFTALTVVGDGDGNVGYGVSKAKEVPIAIQKSLEQARKNMHKVSLKGDTLQYSIMSEVGAAKVFMQPATEGTGIIAGGPMRAVFEAVGVHNVLAKCIGTNNPINVVRATIDGLANMNNAEQIAAKRGLSVEDITG; translated from the coding sequence ATGGCAAATGCACCTCAACAAGCGAACTCTGATGGTTTGCAGGAAAAATTAGTTTCTGTCAGACGAGTCGCAAAAGTTGTAAAGGGCGGTAGAGTATTTGGTTTTACTGCTTTAACGGTAGTAGGCGATGGTGATGGAAATGTTGGGTATGGAGTTAGTAAAGCTAAAGAAGTGCCTATCGCAATACAAAAATCATTAGAGCAAGCTAGAAAAAATATGCATAAAGTATCTTTGAAAGGGGATACATTGCAATATTCAATCATGTCAGAAGTTGGAGCTGCAAAAGTTTTTATGCAGCCTGCTACTGAAGGTACCGGTATCATTGCTGGTGGGCCAATGCGGGCTGTTTTTGAAGCTGTTGGTGTTCACAATGTACTAGCTAAATGTATTGGAACTAACAATCCTATTAACGTAGTTAGAGCTACAATTGATGGGCTTGCTAATATGAATAATGCTGAGCAAATTGCTGCTAAACGCGGTTTGTCAGTCGAAGATATTACAGGGTAA